Proteins encoded together in one Chrysemys picta bellii isolate R12L10 chromosome 22, ASM1138683v2, whole genome shotgun sequence window:
- the LOC101930926 gene encoding volume-regulated anion channel subunit LRRC8E — MIPVAEFKQFTDQQPAFKVLKPWWDVLAEYITVAMLMIGVFGCTLQVTQDKIICLPNRAPAGARLSDKTCQNFARKTPNASEPDTPLSSREMSGLRNNLDIQQYSFINQMCYETALHWYAKYFPYLVVIHTLIFMVCANFWFKFPGTSSKIEHFISILGKCFDSPWTTRALSEVSGENQDGTSSKKEDRRRKAIKDEMPEPHPALQPVQSISEKKVAETPAVSLLDKKEGEQAKALFEKVKKFRLHVEEGDILYTMYIRQTVLKVFKFLIITAYNAALVQNIRFIVPCSVEMEDMTGYDHFCCNHTKAHLFSKLAICYICFLGIYGLTCLYTLYWLFHRPLKEYSFRYVREETGISDIPDVKNDFAFMLYLIDEYDSLYSKRFAVFLSEVSESKLKQLNLNHEWTEEKLRQKLQRNALGRLELHLFMLSGLPDTVFELTEVEALKLEMLKDVTFPPLVAQLVRLQELYLLNCPVKLPFASLVFLRDHLKVMQATFDEIKDVPLWVYSLRGLEELHLSGLFSQELGRASGLESLRELKNLKVLSLHSNISKVPPSVTDVSAHLQRLCILNDGTKLVTLNNLKKLVNVRELELVNCNLERIPHAVFSLVSLQELDLKDNQLRSIEEILSFQHCRKLVCLKLWSNHIAYIPEHIRKLKGLEQLYLNRNKIETLPSQLFLCTKLRCLDLSNNGIQVIPPEVGVLQNLQYFAISSNSVETLPDELFFCKKLKTLMVGHNKLSTLSPRLGNLSLLSKLELKGNRLEALPPQIGRCQALKRSGLVVESTLYETLPTDIRERLESE; from the exons ATGATCCCAGTAGCTGAGTTCAAGCAGTTCACGGACCAGCAGCCGGCCTTCAAGGTGCTCAAGCCCTGGTGGGATGTGCTGGCCGAATACATCACGGTGGCCATGCTCATGATCGGGGTCTTTGGCTGCACCCTGCAG GTGACACAGGACAAAATCATCTGCCTCCCCAACCGTGCCCCTGCTGGTGCCCGACTCTCTGACAAAACGTGCCAGAATTTCGCCAGGAAGACTCCCAATGCCTCGGAGCCAGACACACCCCTGTCCTCCCGGGAGATGAGCGGCCTGCGCAACAACCTGGACATCCAGCAGTACAGCTTCATCAACCAGATGTGCTACGAGACAGCCCTGCACTGGTACGCCAAGTACTTCCCCTACCTGGTGGTCATCCACACCCTCATCTTCATGGTCTGTGCCAACTTCTGGTTCAAGTTCCCTGGCACCAGCTCTAAGATTGAGCACTTCATCTCCATCCTTGGCAAGTGCTTTGACTCACCCTGGACTACCCGGGCTCTCTCCGAGGTCTCTGGGGAGAACCAAGACGGGACAAGCTCAAAGAAGGAAGACCGGCGGAGGAAGGCCATCAAGGATGAAATGCCCGAGCCCCACCCTGCTCTACAGCCCGTTCAGTCCATCTCCGAGAAGAAGGTAGCGGAGACTCCTGCGGTCAGCCTGCTGGACAAGAAGGAAGGGGAGCAGGCCAAGGCTCTGTTTGAGAAGGTGAAGAAGTTCCGGCTGCACGTGGAGGAGGGAGACATCCTCTATACCATGTACATCCGCCAGACGGTTCTCAAGGTCTTCAAGTTCCTGATTATCACGGCCTACAATGCCGCCCTGGTGCAGAACATCCGCTTCATCGTGCCCTGCAGCGTGGAGATGGAGGACATGACAGGCTATGACCACTTCTGCTGCAACCACACCAAGGCTCACCTCTTCTCCAAGCTGGCCATCTGCTACATCTGCTTCTTGGGCATCTACGGCCTCACCTGCCTATACACATTGTACTGGCTCTTCCACCGGCCCTTGAAGGAGTACTCCTTCCGCTATGTGCGAGAGGAGACGGGCATCAGCGACATCCCCGACGTCAAGAATGACTTTGCCTTCATGCTTTATCTAATTGATGAGTATGACTCCCTCTACTCCAAGCGCTTCGCTGTCTTCCTCTCCGAGGTCAGCGAAAGCAAGCTCAAGCAGCTCAACCTCAACCATGAATGGACGGAGGAGAAGCTGCGGCAGAAGCTGCAGCGGAATGCCCTGGGCCGCCTGGAGCTCCACCTCTTCATGCTGTCCGGCTTGCCTGACACAGTCTTCGAGCTGACCGAGGTGGAGGCCCTGAAGCTGGAGATGCTCAAGGATGTGACTTTCCCACCGCTGGTGGCCCAGCTTGTCCGCCTCCAGGAGCTCTACCTGCTGAACTGCCCCGTCAAGCTGCCATTTGCCTCCCTGGTCTTCCTGCGGGATCACCTCAAGGTGATGCAGGCCACTTTTGACGAGATCAAGGATGTGCCACTGTGGGTCTACAGCCTGCGCGGGCTGGAGGAGCTCCACCTCTCTGGCCTCTTCAGCCAGGAACTGGGGAGGGCATCCGGCCTGGAGAGCCTGCGGGAGCTGAAGAACCTCAAGGTGCTCTCGTTGCACAGCAACATCTCCAAGGTGCCGCCCAGCGTGACTGACGTCTCAGCTCACCTGCAGCGCCTGTGCATCCTCAATGACGGCACCAAGCTGGTGACGCTCAACAACCTCAAGAAGCTGGTCAACGTGCGGGAGCTGGAACTGGTCAACTGCAACCTGGAGCGCATCCCCCATGCTGTATTCAGCCTGGTCAGCCTGCAGGAGCTGGATCTGAAAGACAACCAGCTACGCTCCATCGAGGAGATCCTCAGCTTCCAGCACTGCCGCAAGCTCGTCTGCCTTAAGCTCTGGAGCAACCACATTGCCTATATCCCTGAGCACATCCGGAAGCTCAAGGGCCTGGAGCAGCTCTACCTCAACCGCAACAAAATAGAGACCCTGCCCTCCCAGCTCTTCCTCTGCACCAAGCTCCGCTGCCTTGACCTCTCCAACAACGGCATCCAGGTTATCCCCCCGGAGGTAGGTGTGCTCCAGAATCTCCAGTACTTCGCCATCTCCTCCAACTCAGTGGAGACCTTGCCTGATGAGCTCTTCTTCTGCAAGAAGCTGAAGACTCTGATGGTGGGACACAACAAGCTCTCCACCCTCTCTCCCCGCCTGGGCAACCTCTCCTTGCTCAGCAAGCTGGAGTTGAAGGGGAACCGTCTGGAGGCCTTGCCGCCTCAGATCGGGCGGTGCCAGGCGCTCAAGCGCAGCGGCTTGGTGGTGGAGAGCACCCTCTATGAGACGCTGCCCACAGACATCCGGGAGAGGCTGGAGAGTGAATGA
- the LOC101931206 gene encoding volume-regulated anion channel subunit LRRC8D-like — MFSLTEVASLSDARAPFSTLKPWWDVFTDYLVLAMLAISIIAGTLLISTDQVVCLPVGRTSMAASGSLAPRPALVPLDGPEHDATPVGTRRELPAANSGHPTNLDYQQYLYIGQVCYHQALPWHSKYSPYLALLHALLLMVCNNFWFIYPKTFSRIELFLSILRKCFQSPWTTKALSETACQPLEGKLGRMKPCSAQISQAGAGSQTEQASSFSSATILDRKDGEQAKALFEKIRTFRVHTEASSLLYWVYVGQTVFKVAKLLAVLGYASSSAGTIAFRHMCRPGLGDLAGHATFSCTHSLAYILQKLLLSYLALVLLSGLVGVYTLYWLLRRPLREYSFGRASEESSFRAIPNVHNDLAFLLHMADQYDPLCSKRIAIFLSTARESQLLEIRQEDRGDYEELRRQVGRDAWGRLELRLCALPALPQAVYQMADLEVLRLECMTEVKLSAKVAQMGALSELQLSHCPATMEPMALSFLQERLRGLHVQFTDVIEIPSWLYSLKNLRRLHLSSHLCSNVLVLESLRELRSLEILLLQTKLTKLPSSMSTHLRQLCIQNDGTKLEALGVLKKISSLQQLELLCCQLERIPPTVWRLTGLRRLDLCSNGIRSLEKGAGFQHLAQLTCLKLWHNRIATLPASIGAAGSLEELVLSHNELESLPQALFALKRLRHLDLSHNLLCLLPAEIGQLGMLQQLSITGNRIRTLPSQLFACLELTSLQLADNALTTVPAEIGRLVLLSRLELTGNPLESLPLELGCCPLLKETGLSVDNALFKTLPSHVKQMLATPCSAPSL, encoded by the coding sequence ATGTTTTCCCTGACGGAAGTGGCCTCCCTGAGTGATGCCCGGGCCCCGTTCAGTACTCTGAAGCCCTGGTGGGACGTCTTCACAGACTACTTGGTCCTGGCAATGTTGGCCATCTCCATCATCGCGGGGACCCTGCTGATCTCCACGGATCAGGTGGTGTGCCTGCCTGTCGGCAGGACCAGCATGGCTGCAAGTGggtccctggctcccagacctGCCTTAGTGCCTCTGGATGGCCCAGAACATGACGCTACTCCGGTCGGCACCAGGAGGGAACTTCCTGCTGCCAACAGCGGACACCCAACCAACCTTGACTACCAGCAGTACCTGTACATTGGCCAGGTCTGCTACCACCAGGCGCTGCCATGGCACTCCAAGTACTCCCCGTACCTGGCCCTCCTGCACGCGCTGCTCTTGATGGTCTGTAACAACTTCTGGTTCATATACCCAAAGACCTTCTCCAGGATCGAGCTGTTCCTCTCCATCCTCCGGAAGTGCTTCCAGTCACCCTGGACAACGAAGGCTCTCTCGGAGACAGCCTGCCAGCCCTTGGAAGGCAAGCTTGGCCGGATGAAACCCTGCTCTGCCCAGATCTctcaggctggggctggctcccaAACGGAGCAGGCATCCTCCTTCTCCAGTGCCACCATCCTAGACCGGAAGGACGGGGAGCAGGCCAAGGCGCTCTTCGAGAAGATCCGCACCTTCCGGGTGCACACTGAAGCCTCCAGCCTCCTCTACTGGGTCTACGTGGGGCAGACAGTGTTCAAGGTGGCAAAGCTCTTGGCCGTGCTGGGCTATGCCTCCAGTTCTGCTGGCACCATTGCTTTCAGGCACATGTGCCGGCCAGGCCTAGGGGACCTTGCTGGCCACGCCACCTTCTCCTGCACCCACAGCCTGGCCTACATCctgcagaagctgctgctgagCTACCTGGCCCTGGTGCTGCTCAGTGGGCTGGTGGGGGTCTACACACTCTACTGGCTGCTCCGGAGGCCGCTCAGGGAGTACTCCTTCGGGCGGGCCAGCGAGGAGAGCAGCTTCAGGGCCATCCCCAATGTCCACAATGACTTAGCCTTCCTGCTGCACATGGCTGACCAGTATGACCCACTCTGCTCCAAGAGGATTGCCATCTTCCTCTCCACCGCCCGCGAGAGCCAGCTGCTGGAGATCAGACAGGAGGACCGTGGGGATTATGAGGAGCTGCGGCGGCAGGTGGGGAGGGACGCCTGGGGCCGGCTGGAGCTGAGGCTCTGTgcccttccagccctgccccaggctgtCTATCAGATGGCGGACCTGGAGGTGCTGCGCCTGGAATGCATGACGGAGGTGAAGCTCTCTGCCAAGGTGGCCCAGATGGGAGCACTGTCTGAGCTGCAACTGTCTCACTGCCCAGCCACGATGGAGCCCATGGCTTTGTCCTTTCTGCAGGAACGGCTCAGGGGGCTGCACGTCCAGTTCACTGACGTTATCGAGATCCCCTCTTGGCTTTACTCCTTGAAGAACCTGCGCCGGCTGCACCTCTCCAGCCACCTCTGCTCCAATGTGCTGGTCCTGGAGTCCCTCCGGGAGCTCCGGAGCCTGGAGATTTTGCTGCTCCAGACCAAGCTGACCAAGCTTCCTAGCTCTATGTCCACCCACCTCCGCCAGCTCTGTATCCAGAACGACGGGACCAAGCTGGAGGCACTGGGGGTCCTGAAGAAGATAAGCagcctccagcagctggagctgctCTGCTGCCAGCTGGAGAGGATCCCACCGACAGTCTGGCGCTTAACTGGCCTGCGGAGGCTGGATCTGTGCTCCAATGGCATCCGCAGCCTTGAGAAGGGGGCTGGCTTCCAGCATCTGGCACAGCTCACCTGCCTGAAGCTGTGGCACAACCGCATTGCCACCCTGCCCGCTTCCATTGGGGCAGCAGGCAGCCTGGAGGAGCTGGTGCTATCCCATAACGAGCTggagtccctgccccaggccttGTTTGCTCTGAAGAGACTCAGGCACCTGGACCTCAGCCACAACCTCCTTTGCCTCCTCCCTGCAGAGATTGGCCagctggggatgctgcagcaactctccatcactggcaacagGATCAGGACACTGCCCAGCCAGCTCTTTGCCTGCCTGGAGCTAACTTCTTTGCAGCTGGCGGACAACGCTTTGACCACCGTGCCGGCTGAGATCGGGAGGTTGGTGCTACTCTCCAGGCTGGAGCTGACAGGGAACCCCTTGGAGTCACTCCCACTTGAGCtaggctgctgccccctgcttaAGGAGACCGGGCTGAGCGTGGATAATGCCCTCTTCAAGACCCTGCCATCTCACGTGAAGCAGATGCTCGCCACGCCctgctctgctccatccctgtgA